A single region of the Epinephelus moara isolate mb chromosome 14, YSFRI_EMoa_1.0, whole genome shotgun sequence genome encodes:
- the rsrp1 gene encoding arginine/serine-rich protein 1 gives MAKREDSHSDMAHARQSDGINVIFDEKSPASTRSRSRSSSSCDSRRSHGSGRSHGSGRSHGSDHYRGRGYNRGRYRSSSSSSSSRSSSRSRSSSRGRSRSHPRCHRPFSRCRCENHHRYGRGRRSPPRRYRSRSRSSSRWSRYRRASSRVSPPKTYRSDSRSGPSGHSINLTLDDKRELLKAAVANAATILGVEKLKLPESVKPILPEQSEESKQVLPETWVRQEDPEKTPSQSSEVEPDDMSSPKMSPKRKIISFSINNSVVKPSVAAPSSAKVTSRMDSYESRKPYGHWVRVKSGQSNARKHTLATSQ, from the exons atggccAAGAGAGAAGACTCCCACTCTGACATGGCCCATGCTCGCCAAAGTGATGGCATTAACGTCATCTTTGACGAGAAAAGCCCCGCTTCAACTCGATCCAGATCCAgatccagcagcagctgtgacaGCAGACGCTCCCATGGCTCAGGTCGCTCCCATGGCTCAGGTCGCTCCCATGGCTCAGATCACTACAGGGGACGTGGTTACAACAGGGGGCGTTACAggtcatcatcatcttcatccagCAGCAGGTCCTCTTCTCGCAGCAGGTCCTCCTCTCGCGGCAGGTCCCGCTCTCACCCTCGTTGCCACAGACCTTTCTCACGCTGTCGCTGTGAGAACCATCACAGATATGGCCGTGGCCGCAGATCCCCACCACGACGCTACAGGTCCCGCTCCAGGTCTTCCAGCCGTTGGAGCCGGTACAGGAGGGCTTCAAGTCGGGTTTCTCCACCTAAAACATATAGAAGTGACTCAAGGTCCGGACCTTCAGGGCATTCCATCAACTTGACTTTGGATG ACAAAAGAGAACTCCTTAAAGCAGCAGTGGCCAATGCTGCGACGATTCTAGGAGTGGAGAAGTTGAAACTTCCTGAGAGTGTGAAACCAATCCTGCCAGAGCAGTCAGAGGAGTCCAAACAGGTTTTGCCAGAGACATGGGTGAGACAAGAAGACCCTGAAAAGACTCCATCACAG AGCAGTGAGGTGGAGCCTGACGACATGTCCAGTCCAAAGATGTCTCCAAAAAGGAAAATCATCTCTTTCAGCATTAAT AATTCTGTGGTCAAACCATCAGTGGCAGCTCCATCTTCTGCTAAGGTAACGTCTAGAATGGACAGCTATGAAAGCAGGAAGCCCTATGGCCACTGGGTTCGAGTCAAATCAGGCCAATCCAacgcacgcaaacacacactcgcCACTTCACAGTAG
- the syf2 gene encoding pre-mRNA-splicing factor syf2 encodes MASCSEESATAPEEEQTETLASQKREARLRKFRELHFKRNEARKLNHQEVVEEDKRLKLPANWEAKKARLEWELAEDEKKKECAARGEDYHRVKLLEITADDAERWERKKKKKNPDTGFAGYAEAQFRQYQRLTKQIRPDMESYEKQREECGEDFHPTSNSLIHGTHVPSKEGIDRMVEDVEKQIEKRAKYSRRRAYNDDADIDYINERNAKFNKKAERFYGKYTAEIKQNLERGTAV; translated from the exons ATGGCGTCCTGTAGTGAG GAGTCTGCTACAGCCCCTGAAGAGGAACAGACTGAAACTCTTGCATCCCAGAAAAGAGAAGCGAGACTTCGGAAATTTAGAGAGTTGCATTTCAAACGG AATGAAGCCCGTAAGCTTAATCACCAGGAGGTCGTGGAGGAGGACAAGAGACTGAAACTCCCTGCTAACTGGGAGGCTAAGAAAGCCAGACTGGAGTGGGAGCTTGCtgaagatgaaaagaaaaag GAATGTGCAGCCAGAGGGGAGGACTATCACAGAGTCAAACTGCTTGAAATCACTGCTGATGATGCAGAGCGgtgggagaggaagaagaagaagaagaatccaGACACAGGATTTGCAG GTTACGCCGAGGCCCAATTTCGACAGTACCAGAGGCTCACCAAGCAAATCAGACCAGACATGGAAAGCTATGAGAAGCAGAGGGAAGAATG TGGTGAGGACTTCCACCCTACCTCCAATAGCCTGATCCACGGCACCCATGTCCCCTCTAAGGAGGGCATCGACCGCATGGTGGAAGACGTTGAAAAACA GATAGAGAAGCGGGCCAAGTACAGCCGACGCAGAGCCTATAACGACGATGCAGACATCGACTACATCAACGAGAGGAACGCCAAGTTCAACAAGAAGGCAGAGCGTTTCTACGGCAAATACACAGCAGAGATCAAACAGAACTTGGAGAGAGGCACAGCTGTCTAG
- the mgst3b gene encoding microsomal glutathione S-transferase 3b, translating into MDILTVLPSSFGYAIFTYLYSWIMLGYLAVKVGAARKKYDVKYPTMYSDKEQVFNCIQRAHQNTLEVYPQWLVFQTIGALVYPLSASVLGAIWVTSRFSYAWGYYTGDPAKRMNGAYGYIGYFGVIILSISVALQLLGVF; encoded by the exons ATGGACATCCTGACTGTACTGCCGTCCAGCTTTGGATATGCCATATTTACCTACCTCTATAGCTGGATCATGCTGGGGTATTTAGCAGTCAAGGTTGGGGCTGCCAGGAAGAAATACGATGTGAAG TACCCCACTATGTACAGTGACAAGGAGCAGGTGTTCAACTGTATCCAGAGGGCACATCAGAACACTCTAGAAGTGTACCCTCAGTGGCTTGTTTTCCAGACCATTGGAGCCCTTGTCTACCCG TTATCAGCATCTGTGCTGGGGGCAATCTGGGTGACCAGCAGGTTTTCTTATGCCTGGGGCTACTATACAGGAG ATCCAGCCAAGAGGATGAATGGAGCCTATGGCTACATTGGATACTTTGGCGTCATCATTCTGTCCATATCTGTAGCCTTGCAATTGCTTGGAGTCTTTTAA